The nucleotide sequence TTACAGAACTGGAACTGAGCGAAAGTGCTTTCCAATCGCTCAAAAAGAAGTCACTTATCGGTTTATACCCTGTGCAACCTGAATCTGAGAACTGGCAAAATCACTTCCAAATCACCGGCGAACGCCTGAAATTGAATACCGAACAAGCCACAGCAGTTGGTGCTATCCGTGCAGAAGACCAGCAATTCTCTCCCTGGTTACTGGCGGGCATCACCGGATCAGGTAAAACAGAAGTTTATCTCAGTGTGTTGGAAAATATTCTGGAACAAGGTAAACAAGCGCTGATACTTGTACCGGAAATTGGCCTGACACCACAGACCATCCGTCGCTTCCGTGAACGTTTCAACGCACCGGTTGATGTTCTTCATTCAGCCCTGAATGACAGTGAACGTCTCGCTGTATGGCTACGAGCGCGACAAGGTGAGAACGCAATTGTCATCGGTACACGCTCAGCCCTATTTACCCCTTTCGCCTGCCTTGGCATTATCATTATTGATGAAGAACATGACAGCTCTTATAAGCAACAGGAGGGCTGGCGTTATCATGCCCGCGATTTAGCGGTATTCAGAGCAAAAAAAGAGAATATCCCAGTGATAATGGGCTCTGCGACTCCAGCACTGGAAACACTTTACAATGTGCAACAAGGCAAATACCGCCCGCTAACATTGTCCAAACGGGCAGGTTATGCTCAGCCAGCGACTCAGCATCTGTTGGACTTAAAAGGCTTACCACTCAAAATCGGGTTATCTCAACCACTAATAAAACGTATTGAAGAACATCTACAAGCCAATAATCAGGTCATACTTTTCCTTAACCGCCGCGGTTACTCACCTGCCCTACTCTGCCATGAATGTGGCTGGATTGCAGAATGCCAACGCTGTGACCATTATTACACGCTGCATCAATACCATCGCCAGTTACGTTGCCATCATTGTGATAGCCTGCGCCCCGTTCCCCGTCAGTGCCCGCAATGCGGTTCTACTCATCTTCAACCTGTTGGCCTTGGCACAGAACAGCTTGAAGACGGTATTTCAGCCCTATTCCCTAATGTACCCGTTACCCGCATTGACAGGGATACCACCAGCCGCAAAGGAACACTAGAACAACAACTGGCTGACATTCATGCCGGAAATGCCCGTATACTGATTGGCACCCAAATGCTGGCAAAAGGTCACCATTTTCCTGATGTCACACTGGTCGCGTTACTCGATGTTGATGGTGCCTTGTTTTCAGCAGATTTTCGGGCAGCAGAACGTTTCGCACAACTTTATACACAGGTTTCTGGTCGGGCTGGTCGGGCTGGTAAACGAGGAGAAGTGGTTCTTCAGACTCATCATCCTGACCATCCATTACTGCAAATTTTGCTCAATAAAGGCTACGATGCTTTCGCTATTCAAGCTATGGATGAACGCAAAAGTGTATTTTTGCCGCCATTTACCAGCCATATTATCTTGCGGTCAGAAGATCACGATAATCAGCAAGCACCTGCTTTTTTACAACAACTACGCCTACTTTTTGAACACCACCCTTTGCGAGATGATAACTTATGGATCATGGGCCCGGTTCCTGCATTACAGTCAAAAAGAAGTGGTCGTTATCGTTGGCAACTATTAATTCAACATCCATCCAGAACTGTTTTACAAAAAATCATGGCACTGGTTTATCCACAGATAACAGCCTTACCGCAAACCCGAAAAGTGAAATGGAATATCGATGTTGATCCAACAGACAGTTAGTAATTAATCGCCTCTATTTTAAAACACATAACCTGAGCAGATTAAACATACTCTTATTTACTATTTAAAAAATCACACCCGACAATCCGTAATCAATGAAAAATTACTCACTAATTTGCGAGCCATATCGAATAAATGATTTATATCACACTTTTTTACAAACTAAGGAATAAATGAATTTGCCAAACTGTTTAGAATGATCTCTTAATAACATTGTCATAACCTTAAACCGCATGTCGTTACTTTCCTTAAAGTCACTGACGGTTTCCCGGCAACCAGAAAATGACAATCATTTAACTAATCAGTCAGGAAATGAGGAGTGAGTTTTGGAGCAGAAAAAGAATGGCACCTCCGCAACAATGAAAGATGTCGCTGAAGTGGCTGGCGTTTCTACCGCAACAGTATCGAGAACACTCATGAATCCAGAAAAGGTTTCTTCCCAGACCCGACAAAAAGTGGAACAAGCTGTACTGGCTGTGGGTTATTATCCAAATAATTTATCCCGTAATCTTAAACGCGGTGAGTCAAAAACTATTTTAGTGATAGTGCCAAATATCAGCGATCCCTTTTTCACTGATGTGATTTGCGGCATTGAGGAGACAGCGGAACAACATGGCTATCTGGTTTTAATCGGTGATTGCCAACATCAGCAAAAACAGGAACACGCGTTTCTCAACCTGATTGCCACCAAACAAATTGATGGTCTGTTACTACTGGGTTCGAATATCCCGTTTGATGCCAGCAAAGAAGAACAAAAAAACCTGCCACCAATGGTAATGGCAAACGAATTTTCACCAGAGCTAGAGCTGCCGACTATTCACATTGATAACCTGACCGCGGCATTCAATGCGACTCATTATCTACAAACATTGGGGCATAAACGCATTGCCTGCCTCTCCGGCCCGGAAAATATACCGATTTGCCGCTATCGCCGTCAGGGATATATCCAAGCATTGCGTCGCTCTGGTGGGACAATTCGTGAAGATTATATTGTCCAAGGTAACTTTACCCATGAAAGCGGGGCAAAGCTGACTGAACAGTTGCTCTCTCTGCTGGATCCTCCTACAGCCATCTTCTGCCACAGCGATGTCATGGCGATTGGCGTAATGTGGCAGGCTAAAAGAATGGGCTTAAAAATACCGGAAGATTTATCAATCATTGGTTTTGATAACTTAAGTCTCGCCATGTACAGCGATCCGCCGTTGACAACCGTTGGACAGCCCAGTTATCAAATTGGTCACAAGGCCATGTTACTGTTGCTAGATCAAATCCAGGGTCACACAACTTCTGGCGGGTCTCAGTTACTGGAATCGGAATTAATTATTCGGCAAAGCACCTGTTCGCCTAAAAGCTAGTCAAATAACCGCAGGTTAAGTAACATATCGTTTATTTTCTTTTACTTAAATTAC is from Photorhabdus laumondii subsp. laumondii and encodes:
- the priA gene encoding primosomal protein N', with protein sequence MAVVQVALPVPLTRSFDYLLPAESQLPVVGVRVIVPFGKRKAIGIVTGITDHSDIPIEQLKTIESILDTHSLFPENLWQLLLWASDYYHYPIGEVLFHALPVLLRQGKPAESTPLWQWQVTPTGAELPLAQLKRSPKQQQVLATLRRKAIYRHQITELELSESAFQSLKKKSLIGLYPVQPESENWQNHFQITGERLKLNTEQATAVGAIRAEDQQFSPWLLAGITGSGKTEVYLSVLENILEQGKQALILVPEIGLTPQTIRRFRERFNAPVDVLHSALNDSERLAVWLRARQGENAIVIGTRSALFTPFACLGIIIIDEEHDSSYKQQEGWRYHARDLAVFRAKKENIPVIMGSATPALETLYNVQQGKYRPLTLSKRAGYAQPATQHLLDLKGLPLKIGLSQPLIKRIEEHLQANNQVILFLNRRGYSPALLCHECGWIAECQRCDHYYTLHQYHRQLRCHHCDSLRPVPRQCPQCGSTHLQPVGLGTEQLEDGISALFPNVPVTRIDRDTTSRKGTLEQQLADIHAGNARILIGTQMLAKGHHFPDVTLVALLDVDGALFSADFRAAERFAQLYTQVSGRAGRAGKRGEVVLQTHHPDHPLLQILLNKGYDAFAIQAMDERKSVFLPPFTSHIILRSEDHDNQQAPAFLQQLRLLFEHHPLRDDNLWIMGPVPALQSKRSGRYRWQLLIQHPSRTVLQKIMALVYPQITALPQTRKVKWNIDVDPTDS
- the cytR gene encoding DNA-binding transcriptional regulator CytR; the encoded protein is MEQKKNGTSATMKDVAEVAGVSTATVSRTLMNPEKVSSQTRQKVEQAVLAVGYYPNNLSRNLKRGESKTILVIVPNISDPFFTDVICGIEETAEQHGYLVLIGDCQHQQKQEHAFLNLIATKQIDGLLLLGSNIPFDASKEEQKNLPPMVMANEFSPELELPTIHIDNLTAAFNATHYLQTLGHKRIACLSGPENIPICRYRRQGYIQALRRSGGTIREDYIVQGNFTHESGAKLTEQLLSLLDPPTAIFCHSDVMAIGVMWQAKRMGLKIPEDLSIIGFDNLSLAMYSDPPLTTVGQPSYQIGHKAMLLLLDQIQGHTTSGGSQLLESELIIRQSTCSPKS